DNA sequence from the Salvelinus fontinalis isolate EN_2023a chromosome 33, ASM2944872v1, whole genome shotgun sequence genome:
agctgttagatgcagtttatcactgCATTCTCCAGcagaaagttggttggccctctttgatgtcacGTAGGTTGATACGTTGCTATTttttcatttataaagccctttatcaaAAGTCCTGCTGTACCTAACATCTTTACTTTAGACATACAAGTTACTACCtcccggtctcagggatggctaactctagaaattcctttggtctctaGGGTGTTCTGTAAATCACCGTTTAGTTttcttgcaccttatttgtggaacaatcttcaaAACGTTCTTGAATTTGAGGCTTTGGTGCCTCTCGTGCAATTCAGaaggctgattgaggaccttattactgatgaatgtgtttgttttttatgaccttgtttttctttctgcttgcattGTGTGGTTATtaatgtgtgtattttctgtcatTGATGTAATTCAGGGCtgatctgtaaaagagaccttggtctcagtatgactccctgatacattaaaggttaaattaaattaaaataaaataaatgtagccTACTAGCCAAGTGTTGTGAAAGGTAGACTACACAAATATAATCATTTGTTTTAACATTTACTGTACATAAAGAAGGGGTGGTGGCTTACTGAACTGTTAGAGTTAGACCAATGGTTTAAAGTAATACAGAAAAATATTGGTATTTGAGTTGTGATTGGGGTATATTGACTGAAATATCAAGTGTTGGATTTTCCCTGTAACATTCACCAGAAACAACCATTTCACAGCTACGATATGCTTTAAATAAATGCCCCAGGATCCCCCATTGACCCTGACCCCAAGTTACACCTTTGGTTGGCCTACATAACCCTTTAAATTATAACCAAACAATGCCCATAATTTGCTCCTTGGCTGTAGTTGAGAGATCAATTTTAGCACTCCAAGATTCTGACAATTATATGTTTATATacttattgtttttgttttgtttttttgtaccTCCATGTACTGTGAGAAGAGATAATACATTtggacaaactatacaaaaacgtATTATATAGATCAGACataaacaatatatatttttagagaTATTAGGCTAATGTTCTACATGCAAGGTGAAAGGTCAGCCCATTACTGTGAAAAACGGATTTACCTGTTCTGCACAGGCCTACACATTTAAACAACACAACCCTCACACCTTGGCCGATGGCCATATAGGAGTTACTATCGTTGTAACTCAGTCAGCTCATCATTTCACAGCAAACGACGAGGTGTAACTGGAGCGGCTGTTGAGTTGAATGGAGTTCAACAGGCCCAAAGGTATGGTGATCTATGCACTTTTAGGGATTTTATAGATTTGATAGATTACCGACATATGTTTAAAGCTTTATGTGGTGTAAAAATGTAACGGGTCTCGTTCTTTAAGTATATTCCCCAGTAAAAGTAACAATAATTTCTCATTATCACCAACTCTATAATCTACTCCATTCTGCTTTATGCGTAAATTGGAAACATGTAGATATATGACATTTGAAGCGGTGCACTGTTGTGTAAAGCTCTGCAAATATTCGTCTTTTTCGGGTCATGCAGGGGCGTGGTCAAAATAAACCTGTTGTTGTCACTCAATGCATAATTCAGTTATCTGTCAGCTATTCTACTTAGGACAGACAATATATAGACGTAGTCAATTTGTTTTGTGCGTTATGGCTACAAATGTACTCTGAGTTGAATGCATTATTGCATGGGATGGAGTACAGTGTGAGAAATAAGGAAGTGCATTAGATAATATGTATAAACCATAATATTAATAGACTTTTATGCCATTCATACATGAACAGTCGGCCTATGCATTTTTGATACTCTGGTTCTCGTTTTTGTATTGTATTTAATATTGTTTGCACTGCAAAAGCCTCAGTCTGTAGGTGATTGGTACAATAGGATACAAGTCTAAGAGAACTGAACAAATATTCTAACACATGCAATACAATAACCATTGATTTGTGAATGGAAAATATAATTGTGTATTAATCTATGCTGGTTTGTGTAGTTCCAGGGCCTGTAGATGGAGATGGAGTGGGGTGAGATGGAGGACGAGTGGTCCTGAGCCCGCTGGAGGAGATCCAGCCTGGGAGGAGTGAATGGGTGCTTGCAGAGCATggagggttaggagggctgtCTGCCGCCGACACCAGTAACGCAGCCAAGACAGAGCCCAAAGCCCCTGCAGGAGGATCTGGAAAGGTATGTCGGAGAGGGCCAGGTTCAATGGGAGGGCTGGGGAGACAATGAAAGTAGGCCAAAAATTTTGTGATAGGGGGAGAATATAGTGCACGTTTATATTCATGGTTTAGTCAAAGACTCTACAAGGAAAGCAACAATGGGTCAACTAGTGTGTGCACTAGTGCATGCGTTCAGTATGAAAGCAATAGTATATTTAACATCTATTTTTACTCCGTCATATCCATCTGTTAGTTGTAACaattacagtctctctctctccttcaggttGACCTGTACTCATTTGACAGCTCCCAGACTTCAGACAGCGAGGATGAGGACAAAGGCAAGAAGGAAAAGATAAAGAAGAAGCTAAAGAAGAGGAAAAAGAAGGTGAGTCGCCCAAGTGGTTCCAGTTTTAACATTCCTTACTTGGAATGTATTGCTTACTAGAGCCTCTCAAATTTGGTAAAAGAGACCCGAACGTAAATGCAGTGTCATGTCAGCTCTACACTACTCGTTTAGGGTGTAGTTGCTCCACATCTGAGGGCTGATTTTtctatttgacctttatttaactaggcaagtcagttaagaacaaattgttatttacaatgacagcctacaccggccaaacctggatgacgctggggcaattgtgcgcggccctacgggactcccaatcacggccggttgtgatacagcctggaatcaaaccatggtctgtagtgacgcctctagcactgagatgcagtgtcttagaccgctgtgccactcgggagcccaaaaatGTTGATCTCCAAAAACATAGATGTATTTTGTTATTGTGTTTGCAGTAACCTATTGGAGAGTGGCTATCTGTTACCTGTCTGTCATCTCTAAGTATGTTATCTAGAAATATTGTTATTTAATAGTGGGGATTCTGTAAAATCCTTTCTAAATTCAATAGAGAAGCATATGCATTTCATTCACGCATGAAAGGTAAAGTAGGAACTAACCAAATAGGGGAGGTATCTACTGACATGTACTTTACTGGTGTCAAGTATGCAATAACCTCTTTATTTTTCTTGTACACAGGATTCCagttcatcctcttcctcctcctcctcctctgacagCAGCTCTTCAGACAGTGAAGTAAGCTATGCAAATCTCTTAACATGTGACCTGATGTTCATCAGCATCACATCAAtatctgggcttgattgagcgTGTATTGTGCAATGGAACAAATAGAAAAGTCACACAAGTGtgaaccctgcccatctggcagtCCAGTCTAAAGCTGCCTGTTTGGAATGAGTCACtgaacaaacagagagagagagagagtacgttTTGGttggattgggctgtgtgtttagtTTTAGACAGATATCTTGTTCATGCGAAGCCAAAAGGAGACTTGAATCCCCCAATGAAACAATTAAAGTGAAAGGAAGCCAAATTGCATTATAGAGAGTGTTTTGGCAAAGATGGTATCTAACCTGAAACCAATCCAATGTTGCTTTTAACCTGGGAATACTCTTGTCAAGCGTATCCAGATTAGGTTCCTTGCCATAGCACACAGCTTTATAAAGTGGATGTAGTATCGTCTTACTATGCCACATTGGGCTGGGCAGTTTTTATTTGATAAAAATGTGACTAATGTAATTGCTTTATTTAATCTTACTCTTCTCACTTTTAGATGTCCAATCATTTAGATTTGTCTTTCATACAAGGATAaacatgtgaatcacatttttgggACATTTGTCTTGGGAAATGAGTGCACCTGTTTATTCGAGTGTGAAATAAGTGAATTTGTTAAGATTTGCTTTGATTATCGATTGCAGGTACTTTGATGCCACAGTAGAAACTCAACTGTATGCTGGTCTGGAACCGCGGCACTATGTTCTGTCGGCGTTAGTAAGCAGGAGACACAGGTTTGCCTGTTTGAGATATGTGGGGTTGAAAGACTAGCTGAAAGACTAAACGCCACAATGAAACCCGTATGGCAGGCATGCTGTGACCCTCGGGACCCAGATCTAAGATAGGAAACACACCCAGTCATAACCTGTTGAGCTGGTGCCCACATGATCAGGAATCAGAGAGGTCCCGTACCACTCTTGTGGTAGGGATTTGCTTACTCTCTGGAATATGATCTGTCAAAACACTCAAACTAGCAATTATGCATAAGGTGGACGTACCTGTATgtgaatggtgtgggcgtatgtGCGTGTGTATAAGTCATTTATTAGTCATGAATAATAAAACGAGGATGGATACCCCTGGGCCGGTTGGAACCTGATAGAACCTATTCTTGTAGTTGCTGACTCGTCATGCTTGTTTATTTCTGATGAATGACCCCTTTTTTTGTCACGGCAGGTCCTGGAATAAATCTATGTTTACTACCCAATATGCCTTGAAAGGAAAGTACACCCAGGGATCTAGAAGGAGATGTAGCCAATGTTCCGACAGGCGCTTTTGTCCAACCTGTCAGGGTATTGTCTTGTTCTGATATGTTAACGTTAGATGAATGAGTCAAACTCGCTGTGAGTGTAGTAACTTCTGTCTGCAGgatgagaagaagaagaggaagaaggcaAAGAAAGAAGGCGCTGGGGATATTATAGTACACGGTGTAGCCTTCATATCTGAGCCTGGTGAGTGACGCCTGtgtttatgtttattttttatttatttgaccttttatttaactaggcaagacagttaggaacacattcttattttcaatgacggccttgttcaggggcagaacgacagatttttaccttgtcagctcgggaattcgaagtccaacgctctaaccactaggttacctgccaccccatgtgtgttcgtgcgtgtgtaCTGAAAACTACGCACTGTAGTAAATGACTGTCTTTATACACAAATGAACCCACCTTgtaaccagtggtggaaaaagtactcaattctcatacttgagtaaaagtaaagataccttaatagaaaatgactcaagtaaaagtgaaagtcacccagtaaaatactacttgagtaaaagtctaaaagtatttggttttaaatatacttaagtattaaaagtaaatgtagttgctgaaatatacttaagtatcaaaagtaaaagtttgAATATTTAAAAATaccttattaagcaaaccagacggcatcattttattttttattaacggATAGCCAGAGTCACACTCCAACAGTCagacataatttaaaaacaaagcatttgtgtttattgAGTCTGCTAGATCAGGGATGTAGGGATGACCTGGGatcttctcttgataagtgtgtgaattggaccattttcctgtcctgctagccattcaacatgtaacgagtacttttgggtgtcagggataatgtatggagtaaaaagtacattattgtttttaggaatgtagtaaagtaaaagttgtcaaaaatataaatagtaaagtaaagtacagataccccaaaaaactacttaagtagtactttaaagtatttttacttaagatctttacaccactgcttgtAACCAAACATTACACCTACATGCCTACTGCTcacttacttactttattgtccccatggggaaattttgttgcagtgtcatgtacacatttaaagtggcgttaaatacaaaacaagattgaCAAGACAACTTTCAATAACAGTCACGcaccaataaaaaataaaaataaataataataataatagtaagaaataagaaataaaacatttaaaacattaaaaaatgttaaaaacatttaaatacaaaaaaattaaaattaaaaaaaaaagaaaaaagaaaaaaaaagaaaaaaagaaagaagaaaagactaacctgctggccttacggggtcaatgggaacatttgcccgagctatttaagagggatatcacacctggcacaaatgactGTCTCGTTCtatttttcctgctgaggggtgccctatacctgcgcccagaggggagtaattcaaagtccaggtacagggggtgacttgggtctaaaatgattttgtgagccttacggagggccctgaccttaaatatctcatccaggcctgtctgtttgactccaagtaccttacttgctgtggtaataatccttctcagcatgtttctctgactgacagtggcattgccaaaccaacaaacaaagtTACACATTCACCTCAATTCACATTATATGTATAGACATCATGGTTATGGCACAATTGTTTTATAATAAAGCAATGATGGGAGGAATATGGGTAGGCGAGGGTGTGGTAGGTGTGGTAGGTGGGTAGGTGTGGTAGGTGTGGTAGGTGGGCAGGTGGGTAATCACAGTCTAAAGAGCATGTATTGATTGCAATTTTACAGTTGATTGTAATTTTGTTGACTGTTGGCGTTTTATCTAACCATGTGCATGTTTATGTTCA
Encoded proteins:
- the LOC129831606 gene encoding uncharacterized protein DDB_G0280579-like, with translation MEFNRPKDGGRVVLSPLEEIQPGRSEWVLAEHGGLGGLSAADTSNAAKTEPKAPAGGSGKVDLYSFDSSQTSDSEDEDKGKKEKIKKKLKKRKKKDSSSSSSSSSSSDSSSSDSEDEKKKRKKAKKEGAGDIIVHGVAFISEPGLEGCTDLNHEETQ